The window aggacttttttgaagtccctaTTTCTGAACACCCCCTAAAACCCCTCCTCCGAAACCGCCACCCTTCCAGAATCCCAGCGACGGCCGCTAATCACATCGCCTCCACCCTAACCCGTCGCTAATCACATTCCCCACCTACGTTATAACACCCTCCTTCTCCCCCACCCCCGCGCCCCCCTTCCAATCTGAAATTCTCcacccaaccctagccgcccgccgccatggccgaatCCGGCGACTCGTCCCCGCactccgccgcggccacggacGACACGCACCATGACGGCTCggagtccgcggcggcggcggcggcggcgacggcggcggggcacgcgccgcctctgccgccggcgAAGGTGCGGCTGATGGTGAGCTACGGGGGCCGCATCCAGCCGCGGCCCCACGACAACCAGCTCGCCTACGTCAACGGCGAGACCAAGATCCTGTCGCTCGAGAGGCCGCTCCGCTTCGCCGACTTCGCCGCAcgcctcgccgcgctcgccgggaACCTGGGGGACATCTGCGTCAAGTACCAGCTGCCAGGGGAGGATCTCGACGCGCTCGTCTCCGTCACTAACGACGAGGATCTGGAGCACCTCGTCCTCGAGTACGACCGCCTCCAcctgctccgccccgcgccgggctccggcggcggctccaACCGCGGATCCACGCTCCGGCTGAGGGTCTTCCTCTTCCCCGTCcagtcgcccccgccgccgccgcagccggccggcctcctcgaGCCCAAGCCGGAGCGCCACTGGTTCGTCGAGGCGCTCAACAACGTCCCGCAGCCGAAGCAGGAGACGTCGCCTTCGCCCGTCCCCGCGCAGCAGTCGCCGCCGCAGCAGAAGCATGAGTCGGTGTTCGCGCAGcagtcgtcgccgccgcaggCGAAGCATGAGATGGTGTTCGTTCAGCAGCCTCCACCACAGACGCTGGTGCAcatgccgccgcctcctcagCCGCACATGGTGCTTGCGGCGGCGAGCCCCGACTACCTGTTCGGCCTCGACAACGGCTTCGTGCCTCCCCCGGTGGTGAAGGTGAAGGACccggccggcgagcctccgACGATGAGGGAGAATGTCCCCGTCGAGTTACCCGCCAAAAACGACGACCGCCATCCCAACCCCGCGGGCGAGCACGTCGCGGTCTCCCCTGTCGTCTCCCCTGCCGAGTTCCAGCGCCAGATCCAGGAGCTCGAGAAGCTGCAGGTTGCGGAAAACGGCACCCACCAACCACCTCCAGCGCCAGcgcctgctccggccgccgcccccgctcctGCCCCGGTGCCCGCACCCGCCGCCCTTCCGAGGAACGGGAGCGACGACTCCCTCACCCGCGCGTACCCTCCCGCGACCGCCACCCCACCCGCCAACGCGGAGTACTACCTTCCCAAGTTCCCGGAGAAGCCCCCAGTTCCACCGCCGTCATCCGCTCCTCCTGCGACGGCGTACCTGCAGGTGCCGGGCAGGTATACATCCGTTGCCCCTGGCTCCGGCGCGGACCATGCCCCCGTGTTCTTCATCCCGGCGCCCCATGGCTacttcgccgccaccgcctccccagGTGCGACCTCCTTCCCGGCCGTGTACGCCGTCGCGCCACCCAATGCCAACGCCAACGGGAACGGCTCCGCCCCTTCGCCCGCGGTGTCGAATGCGACGGCCTACGCCCCAGCCCCGCAGGTAGCGTACGACAGCAACGGCCGCGCCATCTACTACACCAGCATGCTCCCCCAGTATCCTTCTGCTGTCAATGGCATGTCGGCGGCGGGTGCAGTACTCGGCACAGAGCCCGCGAAGCCGGTGGCTGTGAAGCCGACCGTCTCTTGATTGAACACCACAGATTACCTCACCTTACCTATCACCGCCCATGGATCAAAGGAGTTTTCCAAATTTTCTTTCATCCGTCGCCCGTCAATATCCGTTAATACCGTGTCAGTTGGATTCGTTATTGTCTCTAGTATTCACCTATATTTTTTCCTCTCCTTTTTAATTGTCTAGAGTTTTTTGGTTTGGCGTTCTGGGTCTATGATATGATGCAAAAACGTTCTTTGGTGTGCTTAGATGTACATACAGAGTCTGTGGACATAATGGATAAGTATTATATTAGCTTATTATTGGAGAGTTGAGTTCCAGTCGAGTTGTTAACAATCTTGAGGTGTCAGCTTCTATTTGTTAATTCTTTGGGGGTTGCTGTATCGATTAATGTCAGAGGTTCAATGCGGGCTAATTGGCCATGTGATCTCTCGGTATTTCTGCACTCTCTGTGATGAGCGTGTATCTTGTTTCTTTGTCAATAGCTAGCTGCTCCCTCATGGGCAACTACCGTGATTTCCCGCCCTGATCACGGGGGATCAGCTTGGTGTATTTATGCATGTATGTACTGAGGCAAATGTTGGTTGTGTTGCTGCTGTAAAAGTTCAGCCACTGTGGTGATACGGTGGTTGTGGGTATGTTGAACGCATGAAACCAAATCTTTCGTCCAGATGAGCTGTTAAGAGTTCTGTTTTAACTTGCATCCCATATGTTGTCATCGTGCTGCAGTTTTTTTAGTCATTGTTCTCTTTAATTAACTTGGATGAAATGGTGATGCAGCTGCTTCTGGTTTGATACGTCAGTGAGCGTTTGTCGATGATAATCGTCCTCACATTTTATTATGTTCTATCTTTGTTAACAACTACTCTCTGCATCAAATTAGTTGAGCCAGATCTGGTTCTGAGCGGGGATAAATGTGTAAATTCTGTCCTCAGAAATGACACTCTGTTGCAGGTAGCCTACTTCTCCCCTAGAAAGG is drawn from Panicum virgatum strain AP13 chromosome 1N, P.virgatum_v5, whole genome shotgun sequence and contains these coding sequences:
- the LOC120657569 gene encoding leucine-rich repeat extensin-like protein 1 — its product is MAESGDSSPHSAAATDDTHHDGSESAAAAAAATAAGHAPPLPPAKVRLMVSYGGRIQPRPHDNQLAYVNGETKILSLERPLRFADFAARLAALAGNLGDICVKYQLPGEDLDALVSVTNDEDLEHLVLEYDRLHLLRPAPGSGGGSNRGSTLRLRVFLFPVQSPPPPPQPAGLLEPKPERHWFVEALNNVPQPKQETSPSPVPAQQSPPQQKHESVFAQQSSPPQAKHEMVFVQQPPPQTLVHMPPPPQPHMVLAAASPDYLFGLDNGFVPPPVVKVKDPAGEPPTMRENVPVELPAKNDDRHPNPAGEHVAVSPVVSPAEFQRQIQELEKLQVAENGTHQPPPAPAPAPAAAPAPAPVPAPAALPRNGSDDSLTRAYPPATATPPANAEYYLPKFPEKPPVPPPSSAPPATAYLQVPGRYTSVAPGSGADHAPVFFIPAPHGYFAATASPGATSFPAVYAVAPPNANANGNGSAPSPAVSNATAYAPAPQVAYDSNGRAIYYTSMLPQYPSAVNGMSAAGAVLGTEPAKPVAVKPTVS